In Micromonospora sp. WMMD980, the following are encoded in one genomic region:
- a CDS encoding pentapeptide repeat-containing protein translates to MPELAEDVTYRDQDWYAEELVDRHFVRCEFLQVDLTEAVSRGAIFTECVFGNVAFNASRHTDSAFTRCTFTRCNLFEAEFTGCKLVGSSFDRCDTRPLRIDRGDWSFVALPGADLRGARITGVRMREVDLAGADLTGAVLTGVDLSGAHLRGAKLTRADLRGSDLSTLDPTAVERAGARVDVEQAVSLAQALGFQVG, encoded by the coding sequence ATGCCGGAGCTCGCCGAGGACGTCACCTACCGCGACCAGGACTGGTACGCCGAAGAACTGGTCGACAGGCACTTCGTGCGCTGCGAGTTCCTCCAGGTCGACCTGACCGAGGCGGTCAGCCGGGGCGCGATCTTCACCGAGTGCGTCTTCGGCAACGTGGCGTTCAACGCCTCCCGGCACACCGACTCGGCGTTCACCCGCTGCACGTTCACCCGCTGCAACCTCTTCGAGGCCGAGTTCACCGGCTGCAAGCTGGTCGGCAGCAGCTTCGACAGGTGCGACACGCGACCGCTGCGGATCGACCGGGGCGACTGGTCCTTCGTCGCCCTGCCCGGCGCCGACCTGCGCGGGGCGCGCATCACCGGCGTGCGGATGCGCGAGGTCGACCTGGCCGGCGCCGACCTCACCGGTGCGGTGCTCACCGGGGTCGACCTGTCCGGCGCCCACCTGCGCGGCGCCAAGCTGACCCGTGCCGACCTGCGCGGCAGCGACCTGTCCACGCTCGACCCGACCGCCGTCGAGCGCGCCGGGGCGCGGGTCGACGTCGAGCAGGCCGTCTCGCTCGCCCAGGCGCTCGGATTTCAGGTCGGCTGA
- a CDS encoding serine hydrolase domain-containing protein, with the protein MSVAVSTDPGRLGFDPARLARIDEHFARYVDDGRLAGWQVVVTRRGEVAHSSTYGQRDREAGTPVEADTLWRIYSMTKPITSVAAMMLWEEGRFELNDPVGRWLPEFADVRVYDRGSVLKPYTVPATEPIRVWHLLTHTAGLTYGFAQVSVVDGLYRAAGFDLGVPPGTDLAAASTGLARLPLLFQPGTSWNYGVSTDVLGRLVEVISGQSLAVFFTERILRPLGMTDTRWWVDPADAKRLAALYAPHPATGQAVRADKIGRSALAEPSWHSGGGGLVSTAADYHRFTQFLLRGGELDGVRLLGPRTLRFMTRNHLPDGRDLASFSPEGFSETVLDGIGFGLGFAVVLDPVPSRVPSSVGEYYWGGMASTAFWVDPVEDVTALLFTQLMPSSTYPLRSQLRQLVYSALVD; encoded by the coding sequence GTGAGCGTCGCAGTGAGCACCGACCCCGGCCGTCTCGGCTTCGATCCCGCCCGGTTGGCGCGGATCGACGAGCACTTCGCCCGCTACGTCGACGACGGTCGGCTCGCCGGGTGGCAGGTCGTGGTGACCCGCCGGGGCGAGGTCGCCCACTCCTCGACGTACGGGCAGCGCGACCGGGAGGCCGGTACGCCGGTCGAGGCGGACACGCTCTGGCGCATCTACTCGATGACCAAGCCGATCACCTCGGTCGCCGCGATGATGCTCTGGGAGGAGGGCCGGTTCGAGCTGAACGACCCGGTCGGTCGCTGGCTGCCGGAGTTCGCCGACGTCCGGGTCTACGACCGGGGCTCGGTGCTCAAGCCGTACACCGTGCCGGCGACCGAGCCGATCCGCGTCTGGCACCTGCTCACCCACACCGCCGGCCTGACGTACGGCTTCGCCCAGGTCTCGGTGGTCGACGGCCTCTACCGGGCGGCCGGCTTCGACCTGGGCGTGCCGCCGGGCACGGACCTCGCCGCGGCCTCGACCGGCCTGGCCCGGCTGCCGCTGCTGTTCCAGCCCGGGACGAGCTGGAACTACGGCGTCTCCACCGACGTGCTGGGCCGGCTGGTCGAGGTGATCTCCGGGCAGTCGCTCGCCGTGTTCTTCACCGAGCGGATCCTGCGCCCGCTCGGGATGACCGACACCCGCTGGTGGGTGGACCCGGCGGACGCCAAGCGACTGGCCGCGCTCTACGCCCCGCACCCGGCGACCGGCCAGGCGGTCCGCGCCGACAAGATCGGCCGGAGCGCGCTGGCGGAGCCGAGCTGGCACTCCGGCGGCGGCGGGCTGGTCTCCACCGCCGCCGACTACCACCGCTTCACCCAGTTCCTGCTGCGCGGCGGCGAGCTGGACGGGGTGCGCCTGCTCGGCCCCCGCACGCTGCGCTTCATGACCCGCAACCACCTGCCCGACGGCCGGGACCTCGCCTCCTTCTCCCCCGAGGGGTTCAGCGAGACCGTGCTCGACGGGATCGGCTTCGGGCTGGGCTTCGCGGTGGTGCTGGACCCGGTTCCGTCGCGGGTGCCCAGCAGCGTGGGCGAGTACTACTGGGGCGGCATGGCCAGCACCGCGTTCTGGGTGGACCCGGTGGAGGATGTCACCGCGCTGCTCTTCACCCAGCTCATGCCGTCGAGCACCTACCCGCTGCGC